From Deltaproteobacteria bacterium, one genomic window encodes:
- a CDS encoding divalent-cation tolerance protein CutA produces the protein MQPTQTDTIVIYITVPNADEAQSLAQALVSEKLVACVNIVSGIQSVYSWQGEIQKESELLLICKSRTERFEALQNRVQSLHSYDVPEIISIPITNGSEPYLNWVRENSTPQ, from the coding sequence ATGCAGCCCACCCAAACCGACACTATTGTCATCTACATCACGGTGCCAAACGCCGACGAAGCCCAATCGCTTGCCCAAGCTCTGGTCAGTGAAAAGCTCGTCGCCTGCGTGAATATCGTGAGCGGCATTCAGTCGGTCTACTCATGGCAAGGCGAGATTCAGAAGGAGAGTGAGCTCCTCCTAATCTGTAAATCACGTACCGAACGGTTTGAAGCTCTGCAAAACCGGGTGCAATCCTTACACAGTTATGATGTGCCTGAAATCATTTCTATCCCCATCACGAATGGCTCTGAACCCTATCTAAACTGGGTAAGAGAAAATTCGACTCCCCAATAA
- a CDS encoding HNH endonuclease, whose amino-acid sequence MTTNPHVLVLNKSYQPVNVIGARRAFGMLFIGSAFALDSDYQQLDLPKWLDVEPRDSDDTIGSVGGPICVPRIIVLKRYSRFPTGHVRFCRGNIFLRDNHTCQYCGAVLPKMRLNLDHVMPRSRGGQHSWTNVVTSCIPCNTAKASMTPEEAGMPLLTIPRQPKWRGVLEASGFKARYREWLPFVVGGVRSP is encoded by the coding sequence ATGACGACGAACCCGCATGTGTTGGTTTTAAACAAGAGTTATCAGCCCGTGAATGTGATTGGTGCACGGCGCGCGTTTGGTATGCTCTTCATCGGGAGCGCTTTTGCCCTCGACAGTGATTACCAGCAACTTGATTTACCCAAATGGTTAGACGTTGAGCCAAGAGATTCCGATGACACCATTGGGAGCGTTGGTGGTCCGATCTGTGTTCCCCGTATTATCGTTTTAAAAAGATACAGCCGTTTTCCAACCGGCCATGTGCGCTTTTGCCGGGGCAATATTTTCCTAAGGGACAATCATACTTGCCAATACTGCGGTGCAGTTCTGCCGAAGATGCGTCTTAACCTTGACCACGTGATGCCACGTTCACGAGGTGGCCAGCACAGCTGGACCAACGTGGTAACGAGTTGCATTCCTTGCAATACAGCAAAGGCGAGCATGACTCCCGAAGAGGCGGGTATGCCACTCTTAACAATACCCCGGCAGCCGAAATGGCGAGGCGTACTGGAGGCAAGCGGTTTTAAAGCACGTTACCGTGAGTGGCTTCCCTTCGTTGTTGGTGGTGTCCGCAGCCCGTAA
- a CDS encoding BtpA/SgcQ family protein, with the protein MIRGLIGVIHLPPMPGDPKACADTSFNQVVDFAMRDVDALVAGGVHGIIVENFGSAPFQRGDATSRLPPHQVALMARVVGACVANSGVPIGVNCLRNDAQSALGIAAATGAEFIRVNVHSGAYLTDQGIIEGEAWRTLRYRKELGVEHVAILADVLVKHAEPLVPVDPVTATEDCLKRGLADGVVVTGRATGQPIERERLEIVHRAADGKPVYLGSGLTLDSVSTLMPFATGAIVGTALKQGGNVGAPVDPERVKLIAEAMNAHLDA; encoded by the coding sequence ATGATTCGAGGACTTATAGGTGTTATCCATTTGCCGCCCATGCCAGGTGATCCAAAGGCTTGCGCGGATACTTCATTCAATCAGGTCGTCGACTTTGCGATGCGGGACGTTGACGCTCTCGTGGCCGGCGGCGTGCACGGAATCATCGTTGAGAATTTCGGCTCTGCTCCGTTTCAAAGAGGCGATGCCACCAGTCGTTTACCACCTCACCAAGTTGCGTTGATGGCGCGTGTGGTAGGAGCCTGTGTCGCAAATTCCGGAGTTCCTATTGGTGTCAATTGCCTGCGCAATGATGCTCAAAGCGCTTTGGGGATTGCTGCGGCGACGGGTGCCGAATTTATTCGAGTCAATGTTCACTCGGGCGCTTATCTTACGGATCAGGGCATCATCGAAGGTGAAGCTTGGCGAACGCTGCGGTATCGAAAAGAGCTGGGCGTAGAGCATGTGGCCATTTTAGCCGACGTTTTGGTGAAGCATGCGGAGCCTTTGGTGCCGGTCGACCCAGTGACTGCAACTGAGGATTGCCTCAAGCGCGGTTTGGCCGATGGCGTGGTTGTAACTGGGAGAGCAACCGGTCAGCCAATCGAGCGCGAACGGTTGGAAATTGTTCATAGGGCCGCGGATGGTAAGCCTGTGTATCTTGGTTCTGGGTTAACTTTAGATTCTGTTTCAACGCTGATGCCGTTTGCCACTGGCGCTATCGTAGGTACTGCGCTCAAGCAGGGCGGCAATGTTGGGGCGCCGGTCGACCCCGAGCGGGTCAAGCTCATCGCTGAGGCGATGAATGCCCATCTGGATGCCTAA
- a CDS encoding kinase gives MRKEMRTLGHPIIVGISGIQGSGKTTQSRALQNYLKSHFGMTTCILSIDDFYRDQKERQLLSERIHPLLKTRGVPGTHHVEAISAVIDALKRGADESIISIPQFDKSTDNPKAVSDWKDQKLPVDVILFEGWCVGAQPQSAQELAKPINQLEEQEDAEGTFRNYVNKQLQEQYASLWKKIDTLVWLQPSKFEMVYTWRKQQESQLEIDPNNNTSTKMDDADLNRFIMHYERISRHMMNTMPKESDWVIELNDDQTPKLVRHPDGHSSPQR, from the coding sequence GTGCGAAAAGAAATGCGCACTTTGGGACACCCAATAATTGTTGGAATTTCAGGCATTCAAGGATCTGGTAAGACCACTCAGTCTCGTGCACTTCAAAATTATCTAAAATCCCATTTTGGCATGACCACTTGTATTTTATCGATTGACGACTTCTATCGGGACCAAAAAGAGCGTCAGTTACTAAGTGAGAGAATTCACCCTCTGCTTAAGACACGCGGCGTTCCCGGCACACATCATGTAGAAGCAATCAGTGCAGTCATCGATGCCTTAAAACGCGGTGCCGATGAGTCGATTATTTCTATTCCTCAATTCGATAAATCTACCGATAACCCTAAAGCCGTATCCGATTGGAAGGACCAAAAGCTTCCGGTGGATGTCATTCTATTCGAGGGGTGGTGTGTCGGGGCACAACCGCAATCGGCTCAAGAGCTGGCAAAACCCATCAACCAACTCGAAGAGCAAGAAGATGCCGAGGGAACCTTCAGAAATTACGTCAACAAGCAGCTCCAAGAGCAATACGCTTCTCTTTGGAAGAAGATAGATACCCTGGTTTGGCTCCAACCATCCAAATTTGAAATGGTTTACACATGGCGCAAGCAACAAGAATCTCAGCTTGAGATAGATCCCAACAATAACACATCCACTAAAATGGATGACGCCGACTTAAATAGATTTATCATGCATTACGAGCGGATCAGTCGGCATATGATGAACACGATGCCCAAAGAGTCAGACTGGGTGATTGAACTCAACGATGACCAAACTCCAAAATTAGTTAGGCATCCAGATGGGCATTCATCGCCTCAGCGATGA